From the genome of Candidatus Palauibacter scopulicola:
GACGCGCGCCGGCGGCTGCAGGATCGCCATCACCCTGCCCATGCTCATCTCTTCGGGGGCCGCGGCGGCTTCGTCCCGCAGCGGCAGGGCACCCGACTCCGCCCAGGCCCCGTCCGCCCCGCGCGCGAACCCGTACGCGCCGATCATCACCTGCGGATCCCCGCTCGCCGCGAGGAATCCGCCCTCCACCGGCGCCAGCGTGCGGCCGAACGACTCCCCGAGCAGCGAGCCCGCCGACCACACCTCCTGGATCTGCGACCAGCCGGAGTCGCCCTTCCCGAACACGAGCACCGAGGCGGCCCCCCGGCCGAACTCCGGCTTGAGGACGAGGATCTCGTCCGCCGCCGGCGCCCATACCGCCGCCCCGAACCCATCCTGCCCCGCCACCGGTACGGTCGCGGCGCACGCGAGCAGCGCAACCACTGCGAGGTGTCGCGAGCGAGCCATCATTCTGCCTTCCTCCAGGAATCGTTCTCGTGTACGGCGGCGGCGAGGGCGGCGGACAGCTCCGCGAAGGCGGTCTCGCCGCGGCCCAAAGCTGCGATGAGCGCGGATCCGACGACGACCCCGTCGGCCATGCCCGCGACCGCGGCGGCCTGCTCCGGCGTCGAGATCCCGAACCCCACCGCCACCGGCAGCCGCACCATCTTCCGGAGCCCTCTCACCTGGTCCTCAAGCGAGGCGTCGAGCGCCTTCCGCGCGCCCGTGACGCCGAGGCGGGAAATGTAGTACAGGAACCCCGAGGCGTGGCCGAGGATCGTCTCGAGGCGGGCCCGCGGCGTGGTGGGGGCCGCGAGCGGGATGAGGTCGAGCGACCCGGCGGCCAGCCGCCGCTCCAGCGCCGGGTGCGAACCCACGGGGAGGTCGGTGACGAGGAGTCCCGCAGCCCCCGCGGCCTCCGCCCGCGCCAGGAAGCGCTCCACTCCCATGCGAAGAATCGGATTCAGGTAGGAGAAGACGACGACCGGCGGCAGATCGGCCGAGATCCCGGCCAGCTGGTCGAGCGTGGACTCGACCGTGACGCCCTGCTCCAGCGCCCGCCAGCTCGCGGCCTGGATCGTGGGCCCGTCCGCGAGCGGGTCGCTGAACGGGATCCCGAGTTCGATGATGTCCGCGCCGTCCGCCGCCAGCCGCTCCAGCAGTCGCGGCGTGTCCCCCGGTCCCGGAAACCCGCTGGACAGAAAGGGGATGAACGCCGCCCCCGCTTCCCGCCCCTCGAACGCGCCCCCGATGCGCGATCCGGCGCGGGCGACGGGGGCCGTGGCGGGCATGGCGCCGCGGGGAACGCTCAAGAGCCGTTGTCCTCCGCGTCCTCTGCACCCTCCGCGTCCTCCGCGTCCTCCTCCGTCGTCACGGCCGGCCGGTGCGTCCCCCACTGCTCGAACCACTTCCTCAGGTAGAGCTGCGTGCGCAGGAAGTTCGACGGGCGCGAACTCGTCCCGTGCCACTCCCCCTGGAAGCGCACCATGACCGTCGGCACGCCCTCGTAGTGCAGCGCCTGGTAGAACTCCTCCGTCTGACCCATCGGCGTCCGCAGATCCATCTCCCCCGTCATCAGCATCGTCGGCGTCGTCACGTTCCCGACGTAGAAGATCGAAGACCGGTCCATCCACTCCTCCGGGTCCTCCCAGAAAGGCTGCTCGAAGGTGCGCAGATAGGCGATGGCGTCCGACGTCCCCATCGCCGACATCCAGTTCACGATGGGACAGTTCGCCGAGGCGGCCCGGAAGCGGTCCGTGTTCCCGACGATGTACGAGGTGAGGATGCCGCCGCCCGAGCACCCGTACACGAACAGGTTGTCCTCGTCCACGTAGCCGCGCCGCAGCATCTCGTCGACCCCGCCCATGAGGTCGGGAAAGTCCGCGCCCGGATAGTCGTGGTTGATCGCGTTCGCGAACTCCGTCCCGTATCCCGTGCTTCCCCGCGGGTTCGTATAGAGGACGACGTAGTCGTTCGAGGCGTGTTCCTGGAAGGCGAAGTTGAACCCGCCGTTGTACATCGCGTGCGGCCCGCCGTGGATCGCGAGCATCAGCGGATACTCGCGGTTCGGGTCGAAGTCGGGCGGCTTCACGATCCAGCCCTGGATCCGGAAGCCGTCCGTCGACTCGTACCAGACCTCCTCCACCTCGCCGAGAGTCACGCCGTGGAGCACGTCCGCGTTGACCTCCGTGAGGCGGGTGGTCCGGCCCGGGTCCGACAGGGAGAAGCGGTAGAGGTCGCCGGGCTCGTGGTCCGTGGAGATCGTGCCGACCGCCGTGCCGTCGTCCGAGAAGGAGGTGAGGGAGAAGAGATGCGCCCCCTCCGTAAGCTGCGTGACGCCGCCGTCGACGGAGACGAAGTGGAGCTGCCGGTACCCTTCCCGGTTCACGTTGAAGTAGAGGCCGCTCCCGTCGGGCGCCCACTGGAAGCCGCCGGACTGCCGGTCATAGTCCCCGGAGATGAGCCGCGAGCCGGATCCGTCCCGGTTCATGACGTGGATTCTGCCGTTCCGGTAGGTGTCGCGGTGCTCGTCCCCGGCGCTGTACGCGATGAGGCGGCCGTCGGGCGAGGGAACGGGGCCCGCGTCGGAGCCGCGCCGGTCGGTGAGCTGGCGAATCTCGCCGGAGGCCACGGAGACCGCGTAGATCTCCGACTCCTGCCAGTGCTCGGGCCGGTCCCAGTCGGGGACGCGGTACGAGGAGAAGTAGATCTCGGTCCCGTCGGGGCTCCAGGCGATCCCGCCGTGGTTCCAGTCCCCCGTCGTGAGCTGGCGGGCGGAGCCCCCGTCGGCGGGGACGACGAACACGTGCGTCCAGCCGGTGTCGACGTACCCCTGGCGGTCGCGCTTGTAGCCGGCGCGCTCCACGATCTTCGGGCCCGTGGTCCACGTCGCCCCATCCGGCCGCGACGGAAGATCGACGCCGGCGAAGTCCGCGCGGTCGTTCACCCGGCTCGTGAAGGCGATCCACTCTCCGTCGGGCGACCAGAGGGGCGAGGAGGGGCCGTTCTCGAGGCGCGTGACCTGTGTCGTGGCGCCCTCCTCATCCATCCAGCGCACGAAGATCTGGCTCCCGGAGGGCTCGCCCGCCGCCGTGTACAGGATGCGCGTGCCGTCGGGCGACCAGCGCGCCCCGCCGCCCTCGAGGAGCGCCCGCTTCCGGCTGCCGTCCGCGTTCATCATGTAGAGGGACGACTCGCGGCGGTCGTTGACCTTGTCCACCCACCCGCGGGTGTAAACGATCCTCGACCCGTCCGGCGAGATCCGGGGGTTGGAGACCGACTCCATGTCCATGTAGTGGTCGAGGGACAGCCGGCGGGTCTGGGCCGCCGCGTCCGCGGCGAGCGCTCCGGCGGCGATGGCTGTCAGCAGGACGGCGCTTCCGAACTTCGTCTTCATCCTTCGCTCCTTCGGCTTCTTGGGCGGCCCGTGGTCAGACCTGGAATTATCGGAGATGAGCCGAGCGGCGGCCAGCCGGAAGCCGACGGTAGAGGTCGGTCAGAGCGGACGGTAGACGGTTCCGCGGTGTGCGACGCGTACGACGAGAACGACGAGCGTCGCGTCCTGCACCTCGTACACCACGCGGTAGCCGCCGACCCGGATGCGCCGAAGCCCGCGCAGGCCTCCCTTCAGGGAACTGCCCGCGTGGGGATGCTCCGCCAGTCCGTCGATGGCGTCCACGATGCGCACGCGGTCGTGCTTCGGAATCCGGCCAAGCGCCTTGACCGCGCTCCGCTTAATCCGAACGGAGTAGGCCACCCCTGACCTCATCCCAGTCGAGTACCGGGTCGCTGGGGTCACGCAACCGCTCCACGGCAGCCGTCAGGTCATCGAAGTCTTCCAGATATCGCTCCAGGGCCTGGCGAACCACGTCGGCCCGGCTGCGCCTCAGCGTTGACGCCGCGGCATCCAGCGCTTCGACCATCTCGTGCGGGACGCGCGCGGTGATCTGATCCATGGTGCTGGTCTCTCCGATGTCTCTCACGTACATCGATGCAATGTCAATGAATGTCACTGCAGTCATAGTAATGTCACTGCCGCATCCCCGGCAAGGAGACGACGCTAGAGGATTGCGGCGCCGAGGGCGGAGGCGACGAGGCCGACTCCGAGTTCGGCGGTCTGGTTGCGGTGGTCGAGGATGGGGTTGAGCTCGACGAGTTCGAGGCTCAGCAGCTTTCCCGAGTGCGCGGCCTTCTCGCACACCAGGTGCCCTTCGCGGTAGGTAAGGCCGCCGCGCACCGGCGTCCCCACGCCGGGGGCGATCCGCGGGTCGAGCGCGTCGACGTCGAACGAGAGGTGGAACCCGGACGTGCCGGCGCCGGCGCGCTCCACGGCCTCGTCCATGCAGGCCCCCACGCCGCGCTCGTCGATCTCCGACATCGTGAACACGCGGACGCCGAGCTCCCGGACGAGCCGCTTTTCGCCGGCGTCCAGCGACCGCGCGCCCAGGACGCTCACGTTTTCGGGCGCGACGCTCGCCGCGCCGCGGGTCAGTTGCGGCTCCCCGTGCCCCAGCAGCACCGCGAGCGACATCCCGTGGATGTTGCCGGTGGGCGTGGTGCCGGGGCGGTTCATGTCGGCGTGGGCGTCCACCCAGATGACGCCGATGGACGCCCCCCGGGACCGGTGGTGGTCGGCGACCGCCGCCACCGATCCGATCGAGAGCGAATGGTCTCCGCCGAGCACGAGCGGCGTGCAGCCCCGGGCCAACCCTTCGCGCGCGAGCCTCCGCGTCTCCTCCGCGACGTGGACGATCTCGTCCAGAAAGCGCAACTCGTGCTCGCCTGCGTCGGTGGTCTCCAGCCCGCCGGCCGTCACGGTGCCCAGTTCGACGATGCGGTGGCCGATGGCTTCGATCTCCCGGCTGATCCCGGCGATGCGCAGAGCGGAAGGACCCATGTCCACGCCCCGGCGTCCGGCGCCGAGGTCGATGGAGACGGAGATCAGCGCGATGTCCACCGGGCCGCGATCAGCGCGTGTAGCAGGGGGTGGCGTTGGCGGCGGCCCACGGATGAACGATCCGGAGGGCGA
Proteins encoded in this window:
- the trpA gene encoding tryptophan synthase subunit alpha, which encodes MSVPRGAMPATAPVARAGSRIGGAFEGREAGAAFIPFLSSGFPGPGDTPRLLERLAADGADIIELGIPFSDPLADGPTIQAASWRALEQGVTVESTLDQLAGISADLPPVVVFSYLNPILRMGVERFLARAEAAGAAGLLVTDLPVGSHPALERRLAAGSLDLIPLAAPTTPRARLETILGHASGFLYYISRLGVTGARKALDASLEDQVRGLRKMVRLPVAVGFGISTPEQAAAVAGMADGVVVGSALIAALGRGETAFAELSAALAAAVHENDSWRKAE
- a CDS encoding S9 family peptidase translates to MKTKFGSAVLLTAIAAGALAADAAAQTRRLSLDHYMDMESVSNPRISPDGSRIVYTRGWVDKVNDRRESSLYMMNADGSRKRALLEGGGARWSPDGTRILYTAAGEPSGSQIFVRWMDEEGATTQVTRLENGPSSPLWSPDGEWIAFTSRVNDRADFAGVDLPSRPDGATWTTGPKIVERAGYKRDRQGYVDTGWTHVFVVPADGGSARQLTTGDWNHGGIAWSPDGTEIYFSSYRVPDWDRPEHWQESEIYAVSVASGEIRQLTDRRGSDAGPVPSPDGRLIAYSAGDEHRDTYRNGRIHVMNRDGSGSRLISGDYDRQSGGFQWAPDGSGLYFNVNREGYRQLHFVSVDGGVTQLTEGAHLFSLTSFSDDGTAVGTISTDHEPGDLYRFSLSDPGRTTRLTEVNADVLHGVTLGEVEEVWYESTDGFRIQGWIVKPPDFDPNREYPLMLAIHGGPHAMYNGGFNFAFQEHASNDYVVLYTNPRGSTGYGTEFANAINHDYPGADFPDLMGGVDEMLRRGYVDEDNLFVYGCSGGGILTSYIVGNTDRFRAASANCPIVNWMSAMGTSDAIAYLRTFEQPFWEDPEEWMDRSSIFYVGNVTTPTMLMTGEMDLRTPMGQTEEFYQALHYEGVPTVMVRFQGEWHGTSSRPSNFLRTQLYLRKWFEQWGTHRPAVTTEEDAEDAEGAEDAEDNGS
- a CDS encoding type II toxin-antitoxin system RelE/ParE family toxin translates to MAYSVRIKRSAVKALGRIPKHDRVRIVDAIDGLAEHPHAGSSLKGGLRGLRRIRVGGYRVVYEVQDATLVVLVVRVAHRGTVYRPL
- a CDS encoding YlcI/YnfO family protein, whose product is MDQITARVPHEMVEALDAAASTLRRSRADVVRQALERYLEDFDDLTAAVERLRDPSDPVLDWDEVRGGLLRSD
- the rocF gene encoding arginase, coding for MDIALISVSIDLGAGRRGVDMGPSALRIAGISREIEAIGHRIVELGTVTAGGLETTDAGEHELRFLDEIVHVAEETRRLAREGLARGCTPLVLGGDHSLSIGSVAAVADHHRSRGASIGVIWVDAHADMNRPGTTPTGNIHGMSLAVLLGHGEPQLTRGAASVAPENVSVLGARSLDAGEKRLVRELGVRVFTMSEIDERGVGACMDEAVERAGAGTSGFHLSFDVDALDPRIAPGVGTPVRGGLTYREGHLVCEKAAHSGKLLSLELVELNPILDHRNQTAELGVGLVASALGAAIL